In one window of Alphaproteobacteria bacterium DNA:
- a CDS encoding response regulator: MAGKRVEKIQIHVNDEELAAIDEWRFEHRMPSRSAAVRAMLHVALNRKGPKVMPLATVVSSREAGVVEASPALSAALGTGARPKALLVEDEYLIAVGLEAIVEELGFDVLGPVANSDEARGIVEANRPDVAVLDVDLGGATSFDLALLLQRQRIPFVFCSGMTTELPEALKGVPVVAKPFVKDELAAHLAGLTRTRTRDGMELC, encoded by the coding sequence GTGGCAGGCAAGCGCGTCGAGAAGATCCAGATCCACGTCAACGACGAAGAACTCGCGGCCATCGACGAGTGGCGTTTCGAGCATCGGATGCCGAGCCGGTCCGCCGCCGTGCGCGCCATGCTGCATGTCGCCCTGAACCGCAAGGGGCCGAAGGTGATGCCGCTGGCGACCGTCGTGTCGTCGCGGGAAGCCGGCGTGGTCGAGGCCTCGCCGGCGCTTTCGGCAGCGCTGGGAACCGGTGCCCGGCCGAAGGCGTTGCTGGTGGAAGACGAGTATCTTATCGCGGTCGGCCTTGAGGCGATCGTCGAGGAACTGGGTTTCGACGTCCTCGGTCCAGTGGCGAACTCCGACGAGGCCAGGGGCATCGTCGAGGCGAACCGCCCGGACGTGGCGGTGCTCGACGTCGATCTGGGCGGCGCGACCTCGTTCGATCTGGCGTTGCTGCTGCAACGTCAGAGAATACCCTTCGTGTTCTGCTCCGGCATGACCACGGAGTTGCCGGAAGCGCTGAAGGGAGTGCCGGTGGTGGCCAAGCCGTTCGTCAAGGACGAACTTGCCGCCCATCTGGCCGGGTTGACCCGTACACGAACCAGAGACGGAATGGAGTTGTGTTAG
- a CDS encoding response regulator, translating to MLDRRVSGSSREKGPLAFGIADRDENDRPRASAQGDPDRKTLQPLRVLVVEDEFLAAITTADMLRDAGYDVIGPARSAAEARRLVQQHEPDVALMDIQLAGAADGVDAAIDLFRTFGVRSIFVTAHSDRLTRERAAAARPLSWVAKPYSDDQLLRALRLAADELG from the coding sequence GTGTTAGACAGGCGAGTTTCCGGCAGCAGCCGCGAGAAGGGACCTCTGGCATTCGGTATCGCAGACCGCGACGAGAACGATCGACCGCGGGCGAGCGCGCAAGGCGACCCGGACCGGAAGACATTGCAGCCATTGCGCGTGCTGGTGGTCGAGGACGAATTCCTCGCTGCCATCACCACCGCCGACATGTTGCGCGACGCCGGCTACGACGTTATCGGACCGGCGCGTTCCGCGGCGGAAGCGCGGCGGCTGGTGCAGCAGCACGAGCCGGACGTGGCATTGATGGACATCCAGCTCGCCGGTGCGGCCGACGGAGTCGATGCGGCCATCGACTTGTTCCGCACGTTCGGCGTGCGATCGATCTTCGTGACCGCCCATTCCGACCGCCTCACCCGCGAACGTGCCGCTGCCGCGCGCCCGCTATCGTGGGTTGCCAAACCGTACAGCGACGATCAGCTGCTGCGCGCCCTTCGGCTTGCTGCCGACGAACTCGGCTGA
- a CDS encoding dihydrodipicolinate synthase family protein, with translation MKAGELGGVWVPVLTPFTADLEPDRDRHARLCRDLLADGADGLAVFGTTSEANSMSPAQRMRQLDGLIAAGIPAERTMPGTGACAIDDAVALTRHAVRAGASAVLMLPPFYYKGVSDDGLFRFVAEVIERVGDDRLQLLLYHIPPVAQVGFSPALVGRLVEAFPGTVVGIKDSSGDWDNTATYLREFPQLRIFPGSEVFLLDGLRAGGAGCITATGNVNAAGIRRVYADWRGTQADGLQAEATRIRKLVQTHPMVPALKRIVATVYDDEGWALTCPPMQPLGEAASRALLDSLAGTALLRARAAQAAA, from the coding sequence ATGAAGGCAGGCGAACTCGGCGGGGTGTGGGTCCCGGTGCTGACGCCGTTCACGGCGGATCTGGAGCCCGACAGGGACCGCCATGCGCGGCTGTGCCGCGATCTCCTGGCCGACGGCGCCGACGGGCTGGCCGTGTTCGGCACCACCAGCGAAGCCAACTCGATGTCGCCGGCGCAGCGCATGCGCCAGCTCGACGGCCTGATCGCGGCCGGCATCCCGGCCGAGCGCACCATGCCGGGCACCGGCGCCTGCGCGATCGACGACGCGGTGGCGCTCACCCGCCATGCGGTGCGCGCGGGCGCGTCGGCGGTGCTGATGCTGCCGCCGTTCTACTACAAGGGCGTCAGCGATGACGGCCTGTTCCGTTTCGTCGCCGAGGTGATCGAGCGGGTCGGCGACGACCGGCTGCAGCTGCTGCTCTATCACATTCCGCCGGTGGCGCAGGTCGGCTTCAGCCCGGCGCTGGTCGGCCGGCTGGTCGAGGCGTTTCCAGGCACCGTGGTCGGCATCAAGGACAGCTCGGGCGACTGGGACAACACCGCGACCTACCTGCGCGAGTTCCCGCAGCTGCGGATCTTCCCGGGCTCGGAGGTCTTCCTGCTGGACGGCCTGCGGGCCGGCGGGGCCGGCTGCATCACCGCGACCGGCAACGTCAACGCGGCCGGCATCCGCCGTGTCTACGCCGACTGGCGCGGGACGCAGGCCGACGGCCTGCAGGCCGAGGCCACACGCATCCGCAAGCTGGTGCAGACCCATCCGATGGTGCCGGCGCTGAAGCGCATCGTCGCGACGGTCTATGACGACGAGGGCTGGGCGTTGACCTGTCCGCCGATGCAGCCGCTGGGCGAGGCGGCATCGCGGGCGTTGCTGGATTCGCTCGCCGGCACCGCTCTGCTGCGCGCGCGCGCTGCCCAGGCAGCGGCCTGA
- a CDS encoding ParA family protein — MQVLVFASQKGGSGKTTLAGHVAVAAEMTGAGPVALVDTDPQGSLSDWWNERAAETPRFARTTVDRLHADLEAMRAMGIRLVVIDTPPAITGTIADVVRESDLVVIPTRPSPHDLRAAGATVQLVEGLGKPLVFAMNAATQRARITTEAVFALSQHGTLAPAIVHQRTDFAASMIDGRTVMELPNAGRSAREIIDLWGYLRHRLDRNRAEAVTGAATVAVPGGHALSPVAQPAFAHAQPA, encoded by the coding sequence ATGCAGGTGCTTGTTTTCGCCTCCCAGAAGGGCGGCTCCGGCAAGACCACGCTGGCCGGCCACGTCGCGGTTGCCGCGGAAATGACCGGGGCCGGGCCGGTGGCGCTGGTCGACACCGACCCGCAGGGCAGCCTGTCCGACTGGTGGAACGAGCGTGCGGCGGAAACGCCACGCTTCGCCCGCACCACCGTCGACCGACTGCACGCGGACCTCGAGGCGATGCGTGCCATGGGCATCCGCCTGGTGGTGATCGACACGCCGCCGGCGATCACCGGCACCATCGCCGACGTGGTGCGCGAAAGCGACCTGGTGGTGATCCCGACCCGGCCGAGCCCGCACGACCTGCGCGCCGCCGGCGCGACCGTGCAGCTGGTCGAAGGCCTGGGCAAGCCGCTGGTGTTCGCGATGAACGCGGCCACCCAGCGGGCCCGCATCACCACCGAGGCCGTTTTCGCCCTGTCGCAACACGGCACGCTGGCGCCCGCCATCGTTCACCAGCGCACCGACTTTGCGGCCAGCATGATCGACGGCCGCACCGTGATGGAGTTGCCCAACGCCGGACGGTCGGCGCGCGAGATCATCGACCTGTGGGGCTATCTGCGTCACCGGCTCGACCGCAACCGCGCAGAGGCCGTGACCGGGGCCGCCACAGTCGCCGTGCCCGGCGGCCACGCCCTGTCGCCGGTCGCCCAGCCTGCCTTCGCACACGCCCAACCGGCATGA
- a CDS encoding response regulator — protein MRQSVPSSNLRVLVVEDSFETMQLIKNMLHDIGMTQVFTAKNGTEALALLNAYDDDESFVDVILSDWKMPGMSGIDLLRQVRTCDEEIPFLLITGTADRGSVIEAKACGVTGYIRKPFSSAQLESKMRVVSRILEHRKQD, from the coding sequence ATGCGCCAGAGCGTTCCGAGCAGCAATCTTCGCGTCCTCGTCGTCGAGGACAGCTTCGAAACGATGCAGCTGATCAAGAACATGCTGCACGACATCGGCATGACCCAGGTCTTCACCGCCAAGAACGGCACCGAGGCGCTGGCGCTGCTGAATGCCTACGACGACGACGAGTCGTTCGTCGACGTGATCCTCAGCGACTGGAAGATGCCGGGCATGTCGGGCATCGACCTGCTGCGCCAGGTGCGAACCTGCGACGAGGAGATTCCTTTCCTGCTGATCACCGGCACCGCCGACCGCGGATCGGTGATCGAGGCGAAGGCCTGCGGCGTGACCGGCTATATCCGCAAGCCGTTCTCCTCCGCCCAGCTGGAATCGAAGATGCGCGTTGTGTCGCGCATCCTGGAGCATCGGAAGCAGGACTGA
- a CDS encoding CHASE domain-containing protein: MNGKPSTKARGVRGQRGSNTGPIVAVVLGLLVTAVVTAITGRDHWHATLDELYDHRARPFAMLLEGDVERQIGHVRALAATYTSYRTPSRNEFADLVSITLDNFDGIRALEWVPRVEAPLRQSFEQAARHDGLADFAFREIGPDGPQVAVGRRDEYYPVFLVEPLYGNEQALGLDLASNPERREAMDLARDMAQPIATRPLRLVQEAGEDFGFLVFHPVFRGNTVPITLDDRQRRLAGFTVGVFSVDELVRATIGSFEFGDDLDFHLYDASVPAAELPMLHWRHDERETVEQSSEDLIAGESWSTSFDVAGRRWKVVFVPREPGLADYLGPGPIAWAAIGLILTAVLGTYIASTGRRTRKIAGLVAARTGELNRTNLDLRAEVSTRIAAETALAHQNAKLRLMQIIASAANDADTVRTALRVCVEEVCAFLGWPIGHAFVRAPGAPNTFVPSEIWHLSSPVLASEFVARTRTMRFAMGEGLVGATASTQRARWLHDVSEEPAFVRASVGDQPPRAALFLPVIARGEVVAVLEFFDLRPAMLDEQVLGLMNQIGLLVGRVAERETAAAELSAREEFTRLVTDSVPVVIFYVDSDHRLVFANRLFGAVLQRPLETLLGQPLLAIFGGEALAIIEPYIQAALSGDAQSFDVDAPPGAIFAGTWRSTYVPHRTADGHVAGFFGIATNVTERLQIERQLMHAQKMEAVGHLTGGIAHDFNNLLMIIDGYARRAADQLDRPDRARQSLQEVLNGTDRATELTRKLLTFSRRKAMEKRVFRVADEIGRNLDLIRRSVGERYEVVFADGGNGACVETDPGEFAQALLNLVVNARDAMPGGGKIEIALGSLRIDATAATKDNGSRRDLPVGRYVEVTVIDHGQGIPPDVLPHVFEPFYTTKDQGKGTGLGLPMVYGFATQSGGTAEIESVADVLTTARIVLPATDRELPQESAVPAVDCKGHGETILLVEDDTALLDLTESTLQSLGYNVLAANGGFEALEMEQDCEGDIDLLLSDVVMPELGGFEVAQMIRASRPDIKVVFMSGYPNRGQAADERMPDGAVFLQKPVRPDRLAQSLRMELDS, translated from the coding sequence ATGAACGGCAAGCCGTCAACGAAAGCGCGCGGGGTCAGGGGTCAGCGGGGTTCGAACACTGGGCCGATCGTTGCGGTCGTTCTTGGCCTGCTGGTAACGGCCGTGGTCACCGCCATCACCGGGCGCGACCACTGGCACGCAACGCTCGACGAGCTCTACGACCATCGTGCACGGCCGTTCGCCATGCTGCTCGAGGGCGACGTCGAGCGTCAGATCGGCCATGTTCGGGCCCTGGCCGCCACCTACACCTCCTATCGCACGCCGTCGCGCAACGAATTCGCGGATCTGGTCTCGATCACCCTGGACAACTTCGACGGGATCCGCGCCCTGGAATGGGTTCCACGGGTCGAGGCGCCGCTGCGCCAGAGCTTCGAGCAGGCCGCACGTCACGACGGGCTTGCCGATTTCGCGTTCCGCGAGATCGGGCCCGATGGGCCGCAGGTCGCGGTCGGCCGACGCGACGAGTACTACCCCGTGTTCCTGGTCGAGCCGCTGTACGGCAACGAGCAGGCCCTCGGACTTGACCTGGCATCGAACCCGGAACGACGCGAAGCCATGGACCTCGCCCGGGACATGGCACAGCCGATCGCGACCCGCCCGCTGCGCCTTGTTCAGGAGGCGGGCGAGGACTTCGGCTTTCTGGTGTTCCATCCTGTCTTTCGCGGCAACACCGTTCCGATCACGCTCGACGACCGCCAGCGCCGGCTGGCCGGTTTCACGGTCGGCGTGTTCTCCGTCGACGAACTTGTTCGCGCAACCATCGGCTCGTTCGAATTCGGCGACGACCTCGACTTCCACTTGTACGACGCATCGGTGCCGGCAGCGGAACTGCCCATGCTGCACTGGCGCCACGATGAAAGGGAGACTGTGGAACAGTCGTCGGAGGACCTGATTGCGGGAGAGAGCTGGTCCACGAGCTTCGATGTAGCCGGCCGGCGCTGGAAGGTCGTGTTCGTGCCGCGCGAGCCAGGCCTTGCGGACTACCTGGGTCCGGGACCCATCGCATGGGCCGCGATCGGGCTCATCCTTACCGCGGTGCTCGGCACCTACATCGCCTCGACCGGGCGCCGCACACGCAAGATTGCCGGCCTGGTCGCTGCGCGCACCGGCGAGCTCAACCGCACCAACCTGGATCTGCGCGCCGAGGTCTCGACGCGCATCGCGGCAGAGACGGCGCTCGCACACCAGAACGCAAAGCTCAGACTGATGCAGATCATCGCGTCTGCGGCAAACGACGCCGATACGGTCCGCACCGCTCTAAGAGTATGCGTTGAAGAGGTTTGTGCCTTTCTGGGATGGCCCATCGGCCATGCTTTCGTAAGGGCGCCCGGCGCCCCCAACACGTTCGTGCCGTCGGAGATCTGGCACCTGTCGTCACCTGTGCTGGCTTCGGAGTTCGTCGCGCGCACCCGCACAATGCGCTTTGCCATGGGGGAAGGGCTGGTCGGCGCGACTGCGTCGACGCAGCGCGCACGATGGCTGCACGACGTCAGCGAGGAGCCTGCATTCGTGCGCGCCTCGGTCGGCGACCAGCCCCCGCGCGCGGCACTGTTCCTGCCTGTCATTGCCCGAGGCGAGGTCGTCGCCGTGCTGGAGTTCTTCGACCTGAGGCCGGCAATGCTCGACGAACAGGTTCTCGGCCTGATGAACCAGATCGGACTGCTGGTCGGGCGGGTTGCCGAGCGCGAGACCGCCGCGGCCGAACTGAGCGCTCGCGAGGAATTCACCCGGCTGGTGACCGACAGCGTGCCCGTTGTCATCTTCTATGTCGACAGCGACCACCGGCTGGTCTTCGCCAACCGCCTGTTCGGCGCAGTGCTGCAGCGCCCGTTGGAGACACTGCTGGGCCAGCCGCTTCTGGCCATCTTTGGCGGGGAAGCTCTGGCGATCATCGAGCCCTACATTCAGGCGGCTCTATCCGGCGACGCACAGTCATTCGATGTCGATGCGCCCCCGGGCGCCATATTCGCCGGCACCTGGCGCAGCACCTATGTGCCGCATCGCACCGCAGACGGCCATGTCGCCGGCTTCTTCGGCATCGCCACCAACGTCACCGAACGGCTCCAGATCGAACGGCAGCTCATGCACGCCCAGAAGATGGAAGCGGTCGGCCATCTGACCGGCGGGATCGCGCACGACTTCAACAACCTGCTGATGATCATCGACGGCTACGCGCGCCGCGCCGCAGATCAGCTCGACCGGCCCGACCGGGCCAGGCAGTCGCTGCAGGAAGTGCTCAACGGCACCGATCGGGCGACGGAGCTGACCCGCAAGCTGCTGACCTTCAGCCGGCGCAAGGCCATGGAGAAGCGGGTGTTCCGGGTGGCCGACGAGATCGGGCGCAATCTCGACCTGATCCGGCGCTCGGTCGGCGAGCGCTACGAGGTGGTGTTCGCCGACGGCGGCAATGGCGCCTGCGTCGAGACCGACCCGGGCGAGTTCGCACAGGCACTGCTCAACCTGGTGGTCAATGCGCGCGATGCCATGCCCGGCGGCGGGAAGATCGAGATCGCGCTCGGCAGCCTGCGGATCGACGCGACTGCCGCAACGAAAGACAACGGCAGCCGCCGCGACCTGCCCGTCGGCCGCTATGTCGAGGTCACGGTGATCGACCATGGCCAGGGCATCCCGCCGGATGTCCTGCCGCACGTGTTCGAGCCGTTCTATACGACCAAGGACCAGGGCAAGGGCACCGGGCTCGGCTTGCCCATGGTCTATGGCTTCGCCACGCAATCGGGCGGAACCGCCGAAATCGAGAGCGTCGCCGATGTCCTGACGACGGCACGCATCGTCCTGCCCGCGACCGACCGCGAACTGCCGCAGGAGAGCGCCGTGCCCGCCGTCGACTGCAAGGGCCACGGCGAGACGATCCTGCTGGTCGAGGACGACACCGCGCTGCTGGACCTGACCGAATCGACCCTGCAATCGCTCGGCTACAACGTACTGGCGGCGAACGGCGGGTTCGAAGCGCTGGAAATGGAGCAGGACTGCGAGGGCGACATCGACCTGCTGCTCAGCGACGTCGTGATGCCTGAGCTCGGCGGCTTCGAGGTTGCCCAGATGATCCGGGCCAGCCGGCCGGACATCAAGGTCGTGTTCATGTCCGGCTATCCGAACCGCGGCCAGGCGGCGGACGAACGCATGCCCGACGGTGCAGTATTCCTGCAGAAACCGGTCCGGCCCGACCGCCTCGCCCAATCGCTTCGCATGGAGCTGGACTCATGA